A single bacterium DNA region contains:
- a CDS encoding redox-sensing transcriptional repressor Rex encodes MTPRRSSSDMEMVAAFARRRISESTIRRLSVYYRALGALEAEGYHTVSSRDLAEREKLTPAQVRKDLSAFGSFGTRGLGYPARELRARIGRILGLDREWNVGIVGVGHLGSALVSYKEFQKQGFTIRALFDNDQRKIGSNHKGVVIADIKDLPAEIKKRKLSMIILAVPASVAQSVCDLAVSAGIKAFLNFAQVNLKVPPDVIVRTENMAMELEFLSFHLSNRAGRERNPG; translated from the coding sequence ATGACCCCGAGACGATCGTCCAGCGACATGGAAATGGTCGCCGCCTTTGCCCGGCGGCGGATCTCCGAATCGACCATTCGGCGCCTCTCCGTCTATTACCGCGCGCTCGGCGCGCTGGAGGCGGAAGGGTACCATACCGTCAGCTCGCGCGATCTGGCGGAACGGGAAAAACTCACGCCGGCGCAGGTGCGCAAGGACCTGTCGGCCTTCGGCTCCTTCGGCACCCGCGGCCTGGGCTACCCCGCTCGCGAATTGCGCGCCCGCATTGGACGCATCCTCGGCCTGGACCGGGAATGGAATGTCGGCATCGTCGGTGTCGGCCACCTCGGCTCCGCCCTGGTCTCCTATAAGGAATTTCAGAAACAGGGATTCACCATCCGGGCGCTGTTTGACAACGATCAGCGCAAGATCGGCTCCAACCACAAGGGCGTGGTGATCGCCGACATCAAGGACCTCCCGGCCGAAATCAAGAAGCGGAAACTCTCGATGATCATCCTGGCGGTGCCCGCGTCGGTGGCGCAATCGGTCTGCGACCTGGCGGTCAGCGCCGGCATCAAAGCGTTCCTCAATTTCGCTCAGGTCAACCTCAAGGTGCCGCCGGACGTGATCGTGCGCACCGAGAACATGGCGATGGAACTGGAGTTTCTCTCCTTCCACCTGTCCAATCGTGCCGGACGGGAGCGGAACCCAGGCTAG
- the ppdK gene encoding pyruvate, phosphate dikinase: MVKKGKTTSSSRSKTKAKPRVRDSHPARATSKAMKSDSKSKKSAKTTKPAVSAPVVEPPDEPLFSPSVRPRTRVSIPPPEERISAEAAQIPPGGQLIYFFAPNETEGDPTMKDILGGKGAGLAGMAKAGLPVPPGFTIPTYMCNQFYANRMRMPQALKPAIKEYVHRLEKVMGRKFGGAEKPLLVSVRSGAKFSMPGMMDTILNLGLNDKTLKAIIDETDNPRFAYDSYRRFIAMFGNVVLGIDKDVFEAVIEERKKASRVKRDSSLTPEHLKEIVAAYKKIIQRHTREPFPEDPWVQLHLAIEAVFKSWNNPRAITYRKLNGIPADLGTAVNVQAMVFGNMGEDCATGVGFTRNPSTGAKEFYGEFLTNAQGEDVVAGTRTPRPISELKDVMPQAYAKLREITTRLEQHYRDVQDFEFTIQNGELYMLQTRTGKRTAQAAVKFAVDMVGEGLITKEEALLRIQPADLDQLLHPRLDPNAEVTPIAKGLAASPGAASGKVVFNAQDAVVMAGKGEKVILVRPETNPDDIQGMAAAVGILTTKGGMTSHAAVVARGMGKVCVAGAETVRVNEERKTFTAAGVTIRERQIITLDGTSGTVLLGEVPTIEPEPTEEFVTLMSWADEVRKLGVRTNADTPEDAEQAVKFGAEGIGLCRTEHMFFAPERLPHIQRMILADTAEERQLALNKLLPFQRNDFKGIFRAMNGRPVTIRTLDPPLHEFLPSKEELKTEIAALKAKEDEVSYEESLHMREQIALKEKILQRIDQLHEVNPMLGHRGCRLGIAFPEITEMQARAIFTAACDLAKENIPVHPEVMVPLVGTVEELRHQREIIDAVAEDVFRKRKQRVEYKVGTMIEIPRAAIVADEIAGAADFFSFGTNDLTQMTLGLSRDDAGKFMGLYIEKGIYAHDPFVTLDEKGVGFLVRLAAERGRAANSRLSVGICGEHGGDPQTITFCHSLGLSYVSCSPYRVPIARLAAAQATFQSKAESGTR, translated from the coding sequence ATGGTGAAAAAGGGCAAGACCACCTCGTCATCTCGTTCCAAGACCAAGGCCAAGCCGCGCGTCCGTGATTCGCATCCGGCGCGTGCAACGAGCAAAGCCATGAAATCCGATTCGAAATCCAAAAAGTCGGCGAAGACGACCAAGCCCGCGGTGTCGGCGCCGGTGGTCGAACCCCCCGATGAACCGTTGTTCAGCCCCAGTGTGCGGCCGCGCACACGGGTCTCGATCCCGCCGCCGGAAGAGCGGATCTCCGCCGAGGCGGCGCAGATTCCCCCGGGCGGCCAGCTGATCTACTTCTTCGCCCCGAACGAGACCGAGGGCGATCCCACAATGAAGGATATCCTCGGCGGCAAGGGCGCCGGTCTGGCCGGCATGGCCAAGGCTGGTCTGCCGGTCCCGCCCGGGTTTACCATTCCGACCTACATGTGCAATCAGTTCTACGCGAACCGTATGCGCATGCCGCAGGCGCTCAAGCCGGCGATCAAGGAGTATGTCCATCGCCTCGAAAAGGTGATGGGCCGCAAGTTTGGCGGCGCCGAAAAGCCGCTTTTGGTCTCGGTGCGCTCGGGCGCCAAGTTCTCCATGCCGGGGATGATGGACACCATCCTCAATCTCGGCCTCAACGACAAGACGCTGAAGGCCATCATCGACGAGACCGACAACCCGCGCTTCGCCTACGATTCCTACCGCCGCTTCATCGCCATGTTCGGCAACGTGGTGCTCGGCATCGACAAGGATGTCTTCGAGGCGGTGATCGAGGAGCGCAAGAAAGCCAGCCGGGTTAAGCGCGACTCGTCGTTGACCCCCGAGCATCTCAAGGAAATCGTCGCGGCCTACAAAAAGATCATCCAGCGCCACACGCGCGAGCCCTTCCCCGAGGATCCCTGGGTCCAGCTCCACCTCGCGATCGAGGCGGTCTTCAAGTCGTGGAACAATCCACGCGCCATCACCTACCGCAAACTCAACGGTATCCCGGCCGACCTGGGCACCGCGGTCAACGTGCAGGCAATGGTCTTCGGCAACATGGGTGAAGACTGCGCCACCGGCGTCGGTTTCACCCGCAACCCCTCGACCGGCGCCAAGGAATTCTACGGTGAGTTCCTCACCAATGCCCAGGGCGAGGATGTGGTGGCCGGCACACGCACCCCGCGTCCGATCTCCGAGCTCAAGGACGTGATGCCGCAGGCCTACGCCAAACTGCGCGAAATCACCACCCGTCTGGAGCAGCACTACCGCGATGTCCAGGATTTTGAGTTCACCATCCAGAACGGCGAACTCTACATGCTGCAGACCCGCACCGGCAAGCGCACCGCGCAGGCGGCGGTCAAGTTCGCCGTCGACATGGTCGGCGAGGGATTGATCACCAAGGAAGAGGCGCTGCTGCGCATTCAGCCCGCCGATCTGGACCAGTTGCTGCACCCGCGCCTGGACCCCAACGCCGAAGTCACCCCGATCGCCAAGGGGCTGGCCGCCTCACCCGGCGCCGCCTCCGGCAAAGTGGTCTTCAACGCGCAAGACGCCGTGGTGATGGCCGGCAAGGGGGAGAAGGTCATCCTGGTCCGGCCCGAGACCAATCCCGACGACATTCAGGGCATGGCGGCGGCGGTCGGCATCCTCACCACCAAGGGCGGGATGACGTCGCATGCGGCGGTGGTCGCGCGCGGCATGGGCAAAGTCTGCGTTGCCGGCGCCGAGACCGTGCGCGTCAACGAAGAACGCAAGACCTTCACCGCCGCCGGCGTGACCATCCGCGAGCGGCAGATCATCACCCTCGATGGCACCTCGGGCACCGTTCTGCTGGGCGAGGTCCCGACCATCGAGCCCGAACCGACCGAGGAATTCGTCACGCTGATGTCCTGGGCCGATGAGGTCCGTAAACTGGGCGTGCGCACCAACGCCGACACGCCCGAGGACGCCGAGCAAGCGGTCAAGTTCGGCGCCGAGGGGATCGGCCTGTGCCGCACCGAGCACATGTTCTTTGCGCCCGAGCGGCTCCCGCACATCCAGCGCATGATCCTCGCCGACACCGCCGAGGAACGCCAACTGGCGCTCAACAAACTCCTGCCCTTCCAGCGCAACGACTTCAAGGGCATCTTCCGCGCGATGAACGGCCGCCCGGTGACCATCCGCACCCTCGATCCGCCGCTGCATGAGTTTCTGCCCTCCAAGGAGGAGTTGAAAACCGAGATCGCGGCGCTGAAGGCCAAGGAGGACGAGGTCTCCTACGAAGAGTCACTGCACATGCGCGAGCAGATTGCGCTCAAGGAGAAGATCCTCCAGCGGATCGACCAGCTGCATGAGGTCAATCCGATGCTGGGCCACCGCGGCTGCCGTCTGGGGATCGCCTTCCCCGAGATCACCGAGATGCAGGCGCGGGCCATCTTTACCGCCGCCTGCGACCTGGCCAAGGAGAACATTCCGGTGCATCCCGAGGTGATGGTGCCGCTGGTCGGCACGGTCGAAGAACTGCGCCACCAGCGCGAGATCATCGACGCGGTCGCCGAGGATGTCTTCAGGAAGCGCAAACAGCGGGTCGAGTACAAAGTCGGCACGATGATCGAGATACCGCGCGCGGCGATCGTCGCCGACGAGATCGCCGGCGCCGCCGACTTCTTCAGTTTTGGCACCAACGATCTGACGCAGATGACGCTTGGCCTGTCGCGCGACGATGCCGGGAAGTTCATGGGGCTGTATATCGAAAAAGGCATCTACGCCCATGACCCTTTCGTCACGCTCGACGAAAAGGGCGTCGGCTTCCTGGTGCGTCTGGCGGCCGAGCGTGGCCGCGCCGCCAACAGCCGCCTCTCGGTCGGCATCTGCGGCGAGCACGGCGGCGATCCGCAGACGATCACGTTCTGTCATTCGCTGGGTTTGTCGTATGTGAGTTGTTCGCCGTACCGCGTTCCGATCGCGCGTCTGGCCGCGGCGCAGGCGACCTTTCAATCCAAAGCGGAGAGCGGAACGCGCTGA